From Borreliella burgdorferi B31:
GAAAAATTTGATTTTTCAAAAGATTACATTATTGAATATAAAAAAATATTGGATGTTTTTTTGGGAAAATTGTAAGAATTGACAAACTTAATAAGTCCGGCATGCCGGACTTATTGGAAATAAGGGCAAAAATATGAATAAAAAAAACATTAATTTAAAAATTAATAAAAGAATTTCAGAAAATAATTTAAATTATATTCTTGATCAAAGCAATGAGAATCAAAGAAAAGAAGAATTTGAGCGATTAATTACACAATTAAAAAATAATATTAAATCAGAAATATACAATATTATTGATACCATGAAGATCCTTAAGAAAATAAATGACAAGAGGCTCTATTTAGAAGGAGGATATAAATCTTTTAAAGATTTTTTATCAGATTTTAAATTAGCAAAGACACAGTCTTATGAATATATAAAATTAGCCGCTGCAATTGAGGCGGGAATATTAGAAGAAAATTTTATTACCAATAATGGAATAAGGGCCTCTATAAGATATATTAAAAATCAAGCAAATGGTACAATAAAAAAATCAAAACAAAATCCAATAAAACCATTAAGATTTCAACTCAAGAACCAGGAAAGTTATGACTTTTATAAAAGCAATTCTAGGTTTGTAAGTTTTATGATGGATGAGATTTTTAAAAATCAAAAAGATTTTCTTAATAAACTTTTAAAAAGATATAAGGAATCAAAGGGACAATAAGAAAATTTTATAAGCAATTTAATCTTTAATATTATTGAAATATAAAATATAAAGTTAGAAATTGTAAATAATTGATTTAACAAATAAGGAAATATATACAAAAAAGCAACTGAAAATTTAAAAGATCATTTGCTAAGCAGAGGAATTTTATTTGGTTAAAGTATTTGAAAAAAAATTAAATATTATCAAAGAAAAAGGTAAATTGATCTCAATTGACAATAAATTGTCAGTAATAAGCAACGAAGAATGTTTTTAATTTTGATTATAATAAATTTTGCAAAGAAGCACGCTTAATAAGCACGGTGTAATAAGTTGGGCAATATCTTGATTAGCAACAATGTGTTTTGATAATCAATGGTAAGACGAACACTTAAAAATATTTTAGAAGGAACAGGGCATTTAAAGTAAATTTATATATATTTAAGAGTAAGGATTTGAATAATTTATGATTTAGAGCTGTAGAATTTATTAAAATACAAGAGCAACTATTAAAAAAATGGGCAAATTAGAAACTTTAGCAGGGGTAGTGATTTATAAGGACGGGGTGTTAATGACGATATTATATAGGCTCAAGGGCCAGCAAGGACTACTATTGATTATATAAACACTGTTGTTTAAGATTTTAAAAAAAAGAGGCTATTTTAAAATAACAAATATTTTATAGAATTTATATTCAAGCATAAATTTAGGAATTAAAATCAATGAGTTTACTATGAATCTTGAATTTGTTTTGTTAAATTCAAAACCACCACACCCCTATTTTTTAGCTATCTAATTAAGGGATCCATATGTGTCCCCTTTATTTTTAAATAAAAGATATATATTTAAAGACAGTTAGGCCTCTTTTAGGCATATTTTTGTTTAATAAAAAATATTAAATTAGGGTTTATAATTTTTATAGATGAAAATAAAATAGAAGAATCTAATTTAACTAAACAATTTTTGTTTAGTTAAAATGATATAGGGCTTTGCAAAGTAGATATAATTAAAGAAAATCTAAAATCGCTAAATAAAACTATTTAAACTAAGCCCCATAATGAAAAAGTTTTAGTAAAAATATTAAAGAATATTTTTACTAAAATAAAAATTAAACCAGCATTAATAATACTTACATTAGATGATTAGCTACTTTTTTTAATTAATAAATTTTGCATTTAAAGTTCTATTCCACTTATAAATATTGACTATATCAATAATTTTTCAAGCATTGGTACATTTTATATTCTAAATATTTCGTTTTGTCGCTAATTTGTTGACATAGGAATTATAAAAAGGCCATCATCTTTTAAATTAAAAAGTAAAATAATACTAATAAATAAAGACCATCAAGCCCCGTCTTTTTTTTACTAATAATACAATTGCATTGATTATGGTTGTTATTGATATTATTTTTTACTTTGACAATGAATATGAAAAAATTCTTTATTCTAAATAAAGAAATTGGTATTGGTAATTGCAATTTATTATTTTATTTATATTTTTTAAAAAATATAAATAAAATATAATAAAGATTTATGGTAGAAAGCAAACATCAAAAATATTATTTTTATTCATTATTTTTGTCAGAACTTGCAAGGACTTTGCCACATGCTGTATTAACTATTATTTTAATAAATAAAGGGTTATCACTAAAAGATATTGCTATGGTACAAATTTGTTATATGGTAGCAATTATTATTTTTGAATTTCCATCAGGTGTAATATCAGATATTTTTGATAGAAAAATTGTTTACTTGGTGTCAATTTTTCTATTAATGACTTCTTATTTTATTGTTTTTAAAACCTCTTCATTCGTGTTTATTTGTGTTTCATGGTTTATATATGGGATGTCAGCTGCTATTAGCACTGGCACGATTGACATTAGCTTTACTAAAATATATCAAAATAACTCAAAAAAGCTAAAAGCTTTTATATCATTTGTAAAAATAATCCTAAGTATTGGTGCTATTTTAGGTGGATACATTGGAAGTGTATTATATTTGTATATTGATATAAAAATTTATCTAATTTCATTATTAATATATTTGGTAGCGTCTTTAATTACAATTTTTTTTATACCAAATGATAAAAATCTAGATTATAATCATGGTAAAGAAGATTTAAGTTTATATCTTATAAAGTTTAAAAGAATTGTAATAACATTATTGAAATCTAAAGAACTTTTAGAATTATTTATTTTGATTGGCTCTATTCAATTTTTTTATCAACCTTTTTATTTATACTGGCAAGCAATTTTTATTGACAAAACCATATCTGTTAGTATATTTGGAATTATCTATGTGCTATTTCGTTTATCAGATATTATAGGAGCATGGGCATTTAGAAAAATTAAACATTTAAAATATGATATTTATATTATTTTAACCATAATATCTTTATTGTCAGTTCTAATAAAAATAGTTTCACATATTTACATATTTATTGCTGTAATCACATTTTTAGTAATTTTAATTGCTATTTATTCTAATAATTTAGAATATTTTTTAAGAAAAAATATAGATTCAAAAGTTTTAGGGACTATAACTTCTATTAATAGCATAATATCTCGTATATTTTCATTTTTAACATTAGCTATATGTTCGGTTTTAACTAATTTTATAAGTGCTATAAATACATTTGTTTTATTAATATTGATTTTTTGTACATTATCTATTATTGTGGTGTATAAATTTAGAAATAATAGAAGAAGCTAGAAAATAGAATACTATTAACATATTTTTTAAATAAAAGATATTAGAAGGCTTTATAACTTATCTATTTTGGGTTAAATCTTTTTTAAAGATCGAATTATAGTTTGCTTAATATTAAACAGTATATCTTTTATCATTTATCTCTATGAATGATAAAAGATTCTTTATTTAAAGAGGGCAAAAGAATATATAGCGTGTCTAAAAAGTATAAAATTAAAAGATAAAATTAAAATCAATTTAAATAGCAAAAATCAAATGTTCACACATTTTTAGACTATTAAATTTATAATACACTTAAAACTAAAGTTTAATAAAAAATAACAAATGATTTTTCATCCAAATTTCACAGGGATTATAAGTGTAGATAAATTTGTTAAATAGATTTATTTTGATTCTGAATATGCTTTTTATGATATCTGTAAAAACTTTTTCAGTAGAAATAATACAAGAATTTCTAAGCCAAAATTAATATCAATAGTGATCCCTACTTAAATAGATAAAATATTTTTCCACAAAAGCTTAAATATACATTTTTAAATTGTTAATAAATTTTAAAAGCGAAACATTAAAGTTTATATTTTGACACTATAAACTCTTCCAGATTTTCTGCTTTTGTAGCTTGTTCTTCAGATTCATTGTAAAGGTCATTTAAATAAGATTTAAGCTTATTAATATCTGTTTTTAGATTTTTATAATCTCTTACAAGTTGCATTACCCCGCTTGCGACTTTTTCTTTTGCAGACAATATTGCTTCAAATGAATTTTTAAGCGTTTCTAAATCCGACAGATCTGGTTTGTCCAGATTGTCTTTTTGGGATATAAGCTATCGGTTGTTATATCAAGAGCTGTCCCAATAGAGCTAAAGAAATTAAACATATCTACTACTGGCACCAGTTTATTTTCATTTGTAACAATATTTGAGAATTCCTTTAATTCATGAAGACTCAGCGTGCTTAAAATAGTATAAGTATGTCTTCTAAATCTTATAGATCTTTCGGTGTTGGCAGATACATCTTCAGTCCCCGGCCCCCAATTCGATCCTTTGAAAGCCTGTACCCCGTATTGATCTTCGGGTTCTTCTTTCATTCTTTTTTTATACTTTTCTTTATGCTTATTAGCTGTTTCTATTGAATTTTTTAAATCATTAAGTAGTTTATTTTTTAGTTGTTGTTTTTTCTTTAGTTCTTTTTCTGTTTTAGGCTTTAATTCTTTTTGCTTAGAGTCTTCAGTTTTGGGCTTTGATTTTTCGGTAGGCGGGTATTTAATGCCTTTTTGATCAGTATTAAAATCTGTACTGCAAGCTAAAAATAGAAAAACAAATATAGTTGCAATTATATGGCATTTCATTAATACTCTCCTTTATATCATTCCATATTTATTTATACTTATTATAATTAAACATTTAATTTGATTAAATATTAGCTATTTAGTTAATAAAATTAAATTTTTTATTACAATTTAAACTTTTTTAAAATTTATTTTATATATCCTTGATTAATTTTTATAAATTAATATACTAATTTAGTAATACTGGTTCAACAATTTGGACATACTTGCTTATTTTAATAAAACAAGGCCCACTGTTCTTTAGATTCTTAAGACATTTTTCATTTTTTCTAAAAGCCCCCCAGTTTATTTAAATTTTCGATTTTAATTTTGACAGTTTTCAGAATGCTTTCGGGCCGATCAACATCATTTATTTAAATTTATCTCTTAATGTCGATTTAACCTTTCTGAAATTAATAGTAAAGTTTTCTATTATAAGTAAATCTCTTATTATGTTTGTTTTAATATTAAAATAATTGTTTTTGCAATTTTTACTTCTTAAAGGTTCAATTGTTTGCTATTTATTGATTAATTTCAATTATAATTTATTTTTCTGTTTGTGTAATTAAATTTCTGCACGTTTAATTAAAGCAATATTAATGGTAAATAATAAACTTTTATTAGACTTTTATATTTAAAGGTTTAATTTACTTAAACCCCCATATTAATTCGGCAGTGATAATATGGTTTTTTTCAGATTTCTAACCTCTTTATTTTTTTCATTAAACTGATCGTATATCGTATCGAAATAGGTTCCTGATTTAGAATCATCTGGTTTTATAGAATTTTCATTGTTTTGATGATCTAATAAGACCCTTTTTATGATTGTTGAAAAAAAATTCCTTATAGAGAACAGCTGTTCAAGGGAATTTTTGATCTTTTCCAAATCTAAAGAGCTTGCTTTATTTAAGGTCTCATTTTTTGAGTCTAGGTGATTAATTACCTGCTCTATGTTTAGCTCTAGAATTGCTATGCTATTTAATACTTTTCCGGGTGATTTTAGTGTTGGTTTATGAAATATTGTTACAAATTTATTAAATTCATCATCTGTTAAAAAACTATTTATAAAATCGAAAGCTCTTTTATCTATCTCGAAAACTTTCTTATTGTTTGTATCATCTACGGGGTTTTGATCTACTGGTTTAGCTTGTAGCAATTTTCGTTTTTCGATGATTTCTTTGGTTGTTGCTATTAAATTTTTTATTTCATTAATATATTCGTTTTTTGTTTTATCAACATGTTTTTTTATTTTCGCTTCAGCTTCATGGTTAGCGGTGCAGCTATTTAAAAGTAAAAAAACACACATGCATAAAATTATGTTGTTTTTCATAAAAATATTCTCCTCAATTAGTATAGATTAATTGTATTATTATATTAGAGAACATACAACACAATAAGATTGACAGAATAATAAGATATTTTTATTAGATTAAATAAGTAATTTTTGACAATAAAAGTGCATTGTTATAGTCTTTTTAATATTTTCTAAGTTTTAATATTTTTTTAAAGTCTTTTAAAAACCCTATCTAAAAACAAGATCCCATTTTTATTGCTAGGATTAAATTTATATTATTTTGATTTATTTATACTAATAAACGTTAACACTGTTTATCTTCTTTTTATGATGAGCTTCTCAAGAAAATCTTCAAATTTATAAAGTCTTTGTTTATATTTTATATAAAATTTCCATTAATTAAATTTTATTATTTATATCACTACAGTAGTTTTTTGTAACTAATTTTTATAGCTTTGATATTTTATTTAGTATCTTTTTTTAAACGATAGTTGGAATCCGCTTATTCCAATATCAAAATTGGGTTCAAAACCCGCAATATCAATGCCGAGTCTTTTTTTAAGATTTGCATTGTGTTTATTTGCAAATGTAAATGGAATAATAAGTGAGGCTATGTGGGATGCTATAATCGTGCCTACTCCTATCGTTGTTATTATATGCCCAGTTGTTGCTCTTGTTTCATCATCTGTATGGCCAAGAATATTTCCAGCTATGCAAAGTATTCCTCCTAATAACTGAGATCCAAGCACTGCGCCACCACCAATATAATCTCCTTGGACAAAGGATCCTATTCCTAAAGTTAAAAATAAATTCAAAAGGAATGGTGCTAGTATAGTTGCTTTTTCGCTTTTATATTTCATAATGGTTTCAATACTTCCAACACTTTTTTCAAGCTTATCTTGTGTTGCAAAGATTTGTATTGTTAAGCTAAAAATTAATATCAATGTTAAAATTTTTTTCATATTGATATTACCTCCCAATAAATTTTAATAATTAAATATTAATGCAATTTATCAAAAACCCCCAAAGAATACTTAAACTATAATTTCTATGAAATTTGGGTTAAGATGAGTTTGTTAATAAATAGGTTTATTTTGATTTTAAATATACTTTTTGATGATATCAATAGAGATCCTCTATTAGAGATAAGGCAATAACTTCTATACCAAAGATAAAGTTTTCATTAATACCTCTCCAAATAAATAAAATATTTTTTATAAGTCTTGAAGATACTGTTTTTAGATTATTTATAAATTCGCAAGATTTTAATATTGGGCTGTACATATATTGAGTATGAGATATTAAAAATATAACTCTAAAATTAAGCGACACTATTGTGGATTTGTAGCGGTTGTATCACTTTGTATGATAGAGATATAAATGCAACTCTAAATCCTAAGGCGTATTCTTATAAAGAAATAAAAACTAAGGCAAGAATTGTCTGAAATAAAGCCTGTGTGATTATTCTCTGATGGGCGACCGTTCTTGTAGAGCTGAAAAGCTAGCGCGGAATAAATAAAGAAGCTATTTATAATCTTTTTTTTAGAAATAGTATTTAACAACTTTAGACCTATCTTTTAGGAAAAGATAGGTCTTTATATTATGACAATTTCAATATATAAATTAAAGGTCCTCTATTGAGCATATGGTATTTTTTAGCTTTAGTGCTTCTTCGGGTTTTTTTGTCATTTGATTGAAAAGTGTGTCTGCATAAGACTTAAGTTCATTTTTATCTGTTTGTATACGATTTGTATTATTTTGATAGTCTAATAAGAGCTTGTGCATCATTTCTGAGGCGATTTTTTTTATCTCTAAAAAATTTTCCAAAGAATCTTTAAGCTTTTTTAAAACTGAAGTCTCTAATTTTTCCAAATTGTCTTTTTTGGGATACAAACAATTAACTATCTTTTCAAAATTACCCCCAAGTGAGTTAAGGGTATTAAATATGCCCTGTGTTTGTCCTGATGCCATTACAATTTCTGAAAAATTCTTTAAGGAAGCGTCATTAATAGTATTTAAGATGCTATAAGCTCGTTTTCTATAGGCTTTAGATCTTTCGGTATTTGCGGACAATTGTTCATTTGTTCCATCTAGCCAGAACAAATCTTTGAAAGCCAGTATTCCGTATTGGCTTGAGGATTCTTCTTTTAACTTTTGTGTATATTTATCATTATCTTTTTTAGCTGTTTCTATTAAATTTCTTAAATCATTAAGCAGCGTGTTTTCTGTTTTTTTATTAATGCCTTCTTCTTTTGCTTCTTTTTCTTCTTTGTAGTTTGCTTCTTGATTTGGGACTTCTTCTTGATTTAAGCTTGTTTCTGTTTTAGGTTTTAATTCTATTTTATTAGATGCAACTGGATAACAAGCATTTAAAAATAGAAAAACAAATATATGCACAATTATATAGTGTTTCATAAATACTCTCCTTGAATATGATTTAATCTTTCTTTATTATAACTATATTGTTAAAATAATTAAATAACCAGTATTTTATTAATAAGATTAATAAAATACTGGTTATATCAAAACTAAAAGAATTGGTAAAAATAATTAATGAAATACATCTTGCAACTGAGCATTTCTTTCTTTTTTTTAAATCGCTTGACATTTTATATTTTTTGTTATTGGCCTCTGCTAATAGTATTTTTCTTTTGTCTATCCCTAGTCCTTATTTATGTACGATCTTTATATAATCACATTAATTTAATCAATTTTTCTGCTGTTTTTGTAGAATTTATAGAAGCTTTTCTTATAAATTTTTTATAATCATCATAATTATTTTCATTAATAACGTTAAGCTTAAAATAATATTAAAATTATTTGATATTGAAAATTTAATTTCTATTGCATGTTTTTAGCGTGGATTTAGATTGTACGAATAAAAAAAGAGAAGAATTAACTTCTCTTTTAAAAAATATTAAGTGTAACTTATTAATTTTTGTTTAAATTAATCAGCTTGATCTAGTAGATAAAGAGGATGGGAGTATTTTTTTTCCATGTGGTTTGCTAGCGCTTCAACATCTGTTTTAATGTTATCAGAATTTTTATTGTAAGCCTCAATAGTTGCGTTTAAAGCTTTTACAAAGTTTTGTTTTATCTTTAAATCGCGTTCTGCGTGTTGTAGTAATTCTTCAGCTTTTTCTTTGCTTAGAGTTTGTAATGTATCTTGTATTTTTTTTAAAATCAAATCTTCTTGTTGAAGTTGAATATCCCTTGATGTTTCTAAAAATTGACCAGCTATTCTTCGGTTATTATCTTCTGTATCAAGTTTTTCAAGAATTTCTTTTAATGTCAATATTTTTTCTTTTTCGTAATTTAGGGATGAGTAAATTATTTTTTTTAATGTCATTTTTGTATTATGCATAAAATAATCATAGTTGTGAAGTTTAAAATTCTCTAGAAAATCATATTGAGCATCACTACTAATTTTTTCTATTTGTGTATCTTTTTCCTTTTTTTGAGCTTCCAGGTCCTTACCAATTTTTTCTAATTTTGAGATTGCAGTTTCTTCTTGAGGATTTTGATTTGAAGATTTTGAATTTTGAGATTCATTTTCAAGATTTTGGTTATTTTCTGCTGAATTTTCTGAATTGGTGTGACTGTTTGTTTTTTTTAGATTTCTAGAATGGTTGCTTCGCTTTGTTTTTTTTAGGTTTTTAGAGGTGATAGGATTTTTTAGCTTGTTTGGATTAACATTGCCAAAAGGTGCACATGATATGCAAATTAAAGTTAATATTGCTGTAATAACGTTAAGCTTAATAGTATTTAATTTAAAGTTTTTCAAAATATTCTCCTTATAAATTTGAATTAATATTTATTAATTTTAGTTCAAATTTATAATATTACAATTTGATATTATTATCAAATTGTAATATTAAACTTATTTGATATTGAAAATTTAATTTCTATTGCATGTTTTTAGCGTGGATTTAGATTGTACGAATAAAAAAAGAGAAGAATTAACTTCTCTTTTAAAAAATATTAAGTGTAACTTATTAATTTTTGTTTAAATTAATCAGCTTGATCTAGTAGATAAAGAGGATGGGAGTATTTTTTTTCCATGTGGTTTGCTAGCGCTTTATTATCTATTTTAATGTTATCAGAATTTTTATTGTAAGCCTCAATAGTTGCGTTTAAAGCTTTTACAAAGTTTTGTTTTATCTTTAAATCGCGTTCTGCGTGTTGTAGTAATTCTTCAGCTTTTTCTTTGCTTAGAGTTTGTAATGTATCTTGTATTTTTTTTAAAATCAAATCTTCTTGTTGAAGTTGAATATCCCTTGATGTTTCTAAAAATTGACCAGCTATTCTTCGGTTATTATCTTCTGTATCAAGTTTTTCAAGAATTTCTTTTAATGTCAATATTTTTTCTTTTTCGTAATTTAGGGATGAGTAAATTATTTTTTTTAATGTCATTTTTGTATTATGCATAAAATAATCATAGTTGTGAAGTTTAAAATTCTCTAGAAAATCATATTGAGCATCACTACTAATTTTTTCTATTTGTGTATCTTTTTCCTTTTTTTGAGCTTCCAGGTCCTTACCAATTTTTTCTAATTTTGAGATTGCAGTTTCTTCTTGAGGATTTTGATTTGAAGATTTTGAATTTTGAGATTCATTTTCAAGATTTTGGTTATTTTCTGCTGAATTTTCTGAATTGGTGTGACTGTTTGTTTTTTTTAGATTTCTAGAATGGTTGCTTCGCTTTGGTTTTTTTAGGTTTTTAGAGGTGATAGGATTTTTTAGCTTGTTTGGATTAACATTGCCAAAAGGTGCACATGATATGCAAATTAAAGTTAATATTGCTGTAATAACGTTAAGCTTAATAGTATTTAATTTAAAGTTTTTCAAAATATTCTCCTTATAAATTTGAATTAATATTTATTAATTTTAGTTCAAATTTATAATATTACAATTTGATAATAATATCAAATTGTAATATTAAACTTATTTGATATTGAAAATTTAATTTCTATTGCATGTTTTTAGCGTGGATTTAGATTGTACAAATAAAAAAAGAGAAGAATTAACTTCTCTTTTTAAAATATAAAGTGCAGCATATTATTTTTTTATTTAGATTAATCAGCTTGGTTTAGTAGATAAAGAGGATGGGAATATTTATCCTTTATGTGTTTTGCTAGCGCTTTATTATCTATTTTAATGTTATCAACATTTTTATTGTAAGCGTCAATGGTTGCGTTTAAACTTTTAGCAAAGTTTTGTTTTTTCTTTAAATCAAGTTTTACACCTTGTAGCAACTTTTCGGCTTCTTTTTCACTTAGAGTTTGTAATGTATCTTGTATTTTTTTTAAATACGTGTCTTCTAGATGAAGTTGAATATCCCTTGATGTTTCTAAAAATTGACCAGCTATTCTTCGGTTATTATCTTCTGTATCAAGTTTTTCAAGAATTTCTTTTAAT
This genomic window contains:
- a CDS encoding complement regulator-acquiring protein, with the protein product MKNFKLNTIKLNVITAILTLICISCAPFGNVNPNKLKNPITSKNLKKTKRSNHSRNLKKTNSHTNSENSAENNQNLENESQNSKSSNQNPQEETAISKLEKIGKDLEAQKKEKDTQIEKISSDAQYDFLENFKLHNYDYFMHNTKMTLKKIIYSSLNYEKEKILTLKEILEKLDTEDNNRRIAGQFLETSRDIQLQQEDLILKKIQDTLQTLSKEKAEELLQHAERDLKIKQNFVKALNATIEAYNKNSDNIKTDVEALANHMEKKYSHPLYLLDQAD
- a CDS encoding CRASP family complement regulator-acquiring lipoprotein encodes the protein MSQKDNLDKPDLSDLETLKNSFEAILSAKEKVASGVMQLVRDYKNLKTDINKLKSYLNDLYNESEEQATKAENLEEFIVSKYKL
- a CDS encoding P13 family porin, with the protein product MKKILTLILIFSLTIQIFATQDKLEKSVGSIETIMKYKSEKATILAPFLLNLFLTLGIGSFVQGDYIGGGAVLGSQLLGGILCIAGNILGHTDDETRATTGHIITTIGVGTIIASHIASLIIPFTFANKHNANLKKRLGIDIAGFEPNFDIGISGFQLSFKKRY
- a CDS encoding chromosome replication/partitioning protein, which translates into the protein MNKKNINLKINKRISENNLNYILDQSNENQRKEEFERLITQLKNNIKSEIYNIIDTMKILKKINDKRLYLEGGYKSFKDFLSDFKLAKTQSYEYIKLAAAIEAGILEENFITNNGIRASIRYIKNQANGTIKKSKQNPIKPLRFQLKNQESYDFYKSNSRFVSFMMDEIFKNQKDFLNKLLKRYKESKGQ
- a CDS encoding MFS transporter; translated protein: MVESKHQKYYFYSLFLSELARTLPHAVLTIILINKGLSLKDIAMVQICYMVAIIIFEFPSGVISDIFDRKIVYLVSIFLLMTSYFIVFKTSSFVFICVSWFIYGMSAAISTGTIDISFTKIYQNNSKKLKAFISFVKIILSIGAILGGYIGSVLYLYIDIKIYLISLLIYLVASLITIFFIPNDKNLDYNHGKEDLSLYLIKFKRIVITLLKSKELLELFILIGSIQFFYQPFYLYWQAIFIDKTISVSIFGIIYVLFRLSDIIGAWAFRKIKHLKYDIYIILTIISLLSVLIKIVSHIYIFIAVITFLVILIAIYSNNLEYFLRKNIDSKVLGTITSINSIISRIFSFLTLAICSVLTNFISAINTFVLLILIFCTLSIIVVYKFRNNRRS
- a CDS encoding virulence associated lipoprotein, whose translation is MKNNIILCMCVFLLLNSCTANHEAEAKIKKHVDKTKNEYINEIKNLIATTKEIIEKRKLLQAKPVDQNPVDDTNNKKVFEIDKRAFDFINSFLTDDEFNKFVTIFHKPTLKSPGKVLNSIAILELNIEQVINHLDSKNETLNKASSLDLEKIKNSLEQLFSIRNFFSTIIKRVLLDHQNNENSIKPDDSKSGTYFDTIYDQFNEKNKEVRNLKKTILSLPN
- a CDS encoding complement regulator-acquiring protein translates to MKNFKLNTIKLNVITAILTLICISCAPFGNVNPNKLKNPITSKNLKKPKRSNHSRNLKKTNSHTNSENSAENNQNLENESQNSKSSNQNPQEETAISKLEKIGKDLEAQKKEKDTQIEKISSDAQYDFLENFKLHNYDYFMHNTKMTLKKIIYSSLNYEKEKILTLKEILEKLDTEDNNRRIAGQFLETSRDIQLQQEDLILKKIQDTLQTLSKEKAEELLQHAERDLKIKQNFVKALNATIEAYNKNSDNIKIDNKALANHMEKKYSHPLYLLDQAD
- a CDS encoding lipoprotein P35, which produces MKHYIIVHIFVFLFLNACYPVASNKIELKPKTETSLNQEEVPNQEANYKEEKEAKEEGINKKTENTLLNDLRNLIETAKKDNDKYTQKLKEESSSQYGILAFKDLFWLDGTNEQLSANTERSKAYRKRAYSILNTINDASLKNFSEIVMASGQTQGIFNTLNSLGGNFEKIVNCLYPKKDNLEKLETSVLKKLKDSLENFLEIKKIASEMMHKLLLDYQNNTNRIQTDKNELKSYADTLFNQMTKKPEEALKLKNTICSIEDL